The Procambarus clarkii isolate CNS0578487 chromosome 64, FALCON_Pclarkii_2.0, whole genome shotgun sequence genome includes a window with the following:
- the LOC123769069 gene encoding uncharacterized protein, whose protein sequence is MRGNTTPHERKHHTPHERKHHTPTRGNTPPPREETLHPTRGNTTPPQEETPHPHERKHHTPREETPHPHERKHHTPTRGNTPPPREETPHPTRGNTTPPREETPYPHERKHHTPREETPHPTRGNTTPPREETPHPTRGNTTPPREETPHPTRGNTTPHDKKEQDAPPPNAAKYLSWKYNST, encoded by the coding sequence atgagaggAAACACCACACCCCACGAGAGGAAACACCACACGCCCCACGAGAGGAAACACCACACCCCCACGAGAGGAAACACCCCACCCCCACGAGAGGAAACACTACACCCCACGAGAGgaaacaccacacccccacaagagGAAACACCCCACCCCCACGAGAGGAAACACCACACCCCACGAGAGGAAACACCACACCCCCACGAGAGgaaacaccacacccccacaagagGAAACACCCCACCCCCACGAGAGGAAACACCACACCCCACGAGAGGAAACACCACACCCCCACGAGAGGAAACACCATACCCCCACGAGAGGAAACACCACACCCCACGAGAGGAAACACCACACCCCACGAGAGGAAACACCACACCCCCACGAGAGGAAACACCACACCCCACGAGAGGAAACACCACACCCCCACGAGAGGAAACACCACACCCCACGAGAGGAAACACCACACCCCACGACAAAAAAGAACAGGACGCTCCTCCACCTAACGCGGCGAAATATTTATCTTGGAAATATAACAGTACTTAA